The nucleotide sequence CGTGGATCAGGTCCTGCACCCGCTGTTTGGCGGCCTCGCCGATGTCCCACAGCGCCCGCGCGTGCTCGACACCGAGCCAGCTCTCGAGTGTATTCTGGTCACAGCGCATGCCGCTGCCGACCTGGCCACCGTTGCGCCCCGAAGCGCCCCAACCGACGCGGTGTGCATCGAGCACCACCACGGACCGCCCGGCCTCGGCGAGGTGCAACGCCGTCGAGAGGCCCGTGAAACCGGCCCCGACGACAGCAACGTCGAAGCGGCCATCGCCCTCCGTCGGCGCGATCGCAGGCGGCTCGCCCGCACTGGCGGCGTACCAGGACGCCGGGTACGTGCCCGGGACGTCATTGGCGGTCAGGATGTCCACAGGTCCCCCGGTCCGGACAGACGCACACCGCGCGGACCTCGGCGCTGTGGCGCCGCGCGCGCGGCGCTCGACGTCACAACAGCCCTTCGACGCGCAAGGTGTCCATGGCGTCGTCAAGACCGCGACGGGCACGCTCAACCAGGAGGTCGATCTCGGCACGGCTGATGATCAGCGGCGGCGAGATGATCATGGTGTCGGCGACGGCGCGCATCATCAAGCCGTGCGTCAAGCAATGCTCGCGCACGATCACACCGGCCCTGCCGGCCTCGCCGGCAAAGCGCGCGCGCATGGCCGGGTCCGGGCTGAGCTCGATTGCCCCGACCAGGCCACGGCTGCGGGCCTCGCCAATCAGCGGATGATCCGCAAGGGTGGCCCAACGCGTGTGGAGGTAGGGCGCGATGTCGTCGCGCACGCGCGTGACGATGCCCTCCTCGTCGAGGATGCGCAGGTTTTCGAGTGCGACGGCACACGCCACCGGGTGGCCAGAGTAGGTGTACCCGTGCGCGAGGTCGGTGGTGGCGAGCACCTCGGCAACCCGATCGTGGTAGATCGATGCGCCGATCGGCTGGTAGCCCGAGCTCAGGCCCTTGGCCGTCGTCATGATGTCGGCGTCGATGTCCATCGACTGGCACGCGAACCACTCGCCCGTGCGCCCGTAGCCGGTGATGACCTCGTCGGCGATCAGCAGGATGTCGTGTGCCTTGCAGATGCGCTGAATCTCTGGCCAGTAGCTTTCGGGCGGTATGATCACGCCACCGGCACCCTGGATCGGTTCGGCGATGAACGCCGCAACGCGGTCGGCGCCGAGTTCGAGGATCTTGGCCTCGAGCAGCCGTGCGCGTGCCAGCCCGAAGGCCTCCGGGTCGGTGTCCCCACCCTCGCCGTACCAGTAGGGCTGATCGATGTGCACGATGTCGGGAATCGGCAACCCCCCTTGTGCGTGCATTGGCTTCATGCCGCCGAGGCTCGCCGCGGCCATGGTGGAGCCGTGGTAGGCGTTCTTGCGCGCAATGACGACGGTTTTCTGCGGCTTGCCAAGCGTCGCCCAGTAGGTTCTCGCGAGCCGGAGGTTGGTGTCGTTTGCGTCCGACCCCGAGCCGTTGAAGAACACCTGGTTGAAGCCCTCGGGCGCAAGTTCGGCCAGCCGGGCGGCCAGCGACAGCACCGGTGGGTGGGTGGTCTGAAAAAACGTGTTGTAGTACGGCAACTCGCGCATCTGCCGGGCTGCGACGTCGGCCAATTCGGCGCGGCCGTAGCCGATGTTCACGCACCAGAGCCCGGCCATGGCGTCGAGGATCTGCTCGCCTTCACTGTCCCAGACAAAGACGCCGTCGGCACGCGTGATCACACGTGCGCCCTTCTCGGCGAGCTGGGTCCCGTTGCTGAACGGGTGAATGTGGTGCGCAGCGTCGAGCGCTTGCATGTGTTCGGTGGTGGGGTGGTTGCTCAACATGGCGGTGCTCTCCGAGATCCGTGGGGCGGGTCGACTAGACGTTCAGCAACAGGTGCTGACGTTCCCAGGGGCTGATGACTTGCTGAAATTCGTCGATTTCAAAGCGTTTGATCGTCTTGTAGACGCTGCAGAATTCCTCGCCCAGCACCGCTTCCATCGCCGGCGCAGCTTCGAACAGGTCGAGCGCCGAGCTCAGATCCCAGGGCAAGGTGCGCGACTCCATGCGGTCACGGGCACTGGCACTCATGGCGGCGGTAGGACGGAGCCCGTCGACCATGCCGAGGTAGCCACTGGCGAGGCTGGCGGCAATGGCAAGGTAGGGATTTGCATCCATGCCGACCACGCGGTTCTCGACGCGCCGGGAGGCCGCCGACGCGTTTGGAACACGCAGGCCGGCCGCGCGGTTATCGACACCCCATTCGAGGTTGACCGGCGCTGATTCTCCGGCAACAAAGCGGCGGTAGGAATTGACGTAGGGCGCGAGGATGCACACGACCGATGGCAGGTGCACCTGCTGACCAGCCAGGAAACCGTCGAAGAGCGCCGACGCGCTGCCGTCGGCGTTGGAGAACACCGTCTCACCGGAGTGCGCGTCCACCACGCTCTGGTGGATGTGCATCGCACTGCCCGGCTCGTTCTGCATCGGCTTCGCCATGAACGTGGCGTAGCAGTCGTTGCGCAGGGCCGCTTCGCGGATGGTGCGCTTGAGCAGGAAGACCTGATCCGCCAGACGCAGCGGGTTCCCGTGTTGCAAATTGATTTCGATCTGACCGGCACCCCCCTCCTGGATGATGGTGTCGAGCTCAAACCCTTGCGCTTCGGCGAAGTCGTAGATGTGGTCGATCACGACGCCGTACTCGTCCACCGCACTCATGCTGTAGGCCTGGCGACCAATACCGCTGCGGCCCGTGCGGCCGATCGGGGGCTCGATCGGAATATCGGGGTCAGGGTTGGGTTTGGTCAGGTAGAACTCCATTTCGGGCGCGACAACAGGCCGCCAGCCCCGATCGGCGTAGAGCGCGAGCACGCGTTTGAGCACGTTGCGCGGCGCCAGCGGCAAGGGCTCGCCGTCCAGAGACTGAATGTCGTGGATCACCTGGAGCGTCACGTCACCGGTCCACGGAACCGCCGTCGCTGCGCTGTAGTCCGGCACCAGTACCATGTCCGCTTCGGTCCAGTAGTCGTCGCGCTCGAAATGCGCGTACTCGCCGGTGATGGTCTGAAAAAACAGCGATATCGGCAGGTAGAGCTTGTCCGAACGGAAGAACTTGTTCGCCGGCATTGCCTTGCCGCGCGCGATGCCCGCCAGGTCGGGGATGATGCACTCGACTTCGTCGAGCACACGCCCACCCAACCAGTCGCGAAACGCATCCGGTAAGCGGTCGATCACCGGCACCTCGGGCACAGCCATAGTCAATCCTGTTCGGTTCGGAGGGTTAGAGTCGTCCGACGCGGTGGGGGGTGGCGCCGTTCGCCAAGGCGAGCTGAACCAGCCACTCGGTGGCCAGGCTGGCCGCGGCGATTGCCGTGATCTCGGCGTGGTCGTAGGGCGGCGACACCTCGACCAGGTCCATACCGACCAGGTTCAGTCCCGCGAGGCCGCGGATCAATTCGAGCGCCTGCCAACTCGCGAGCCCGCCACTGACCGGTGTACCGGTTCCCGGCGCAAAGGCCGGATCCAGTGAATCGATGTCGAAGGACAGGTACACCGGCGCGTCACCCGCGCGTTCGCGGATGACGTCGAGCGCCGCGTCGATGCCGTTGCGGTGCACCCAGGGACTGGTGAGAATCTCGAAACCGTGGTCGCTGTCGTTCTGGGTGCGCAAACCCACTTGTGTGCTGCGCGCAACGTCGATGGTGCCTTCGCGGGCTGCTCGCAGGAACATGTTGCCGTGGTTGATTTCGCCTTCATCCTCCGGCCAGGTGTCGCAGTGTGCGTCCACCTGCAACAACGCCACCGGGCCATGGCGCTCGGCGTGGGCCTTGAGCAGCGGGTAGCTGACGAAGTGGTCTCCGCCAAAGGTCAGCATCTTCGCGCCGCTGGCGAGCAGCGTACGGGCGTGCGCGGTGATCGCCTCGGTGACCGAGCCAGGCTCGTGCGGGTTCACGAAGCAGTCGCCCCAGTCCACCATCGAGAGGCTCTCCTCAAGCACGATGCCCGACGGAAAGCTCGCGAGTTCGGCGAGTTGCACCGAGGCTGCGCGAATCGCCCGCGGACCCAGGCGGCACCCCGGCCGGTAGGTCGTCGCGCAGTCGAAGGGCACGCCACTGATAACCACGTCCACGCCATCAAGTTCACGGGAATACCGGCGGCGCAAGAAGCTCAGCGCCCCGCCGTAGGTCATTTCGCGCCACTTCACGGCGTTTTTGTCCGCGAGAAAGGCCTGGTCACCGGTGTCGGAGGTCGTTGTCACATCAGTTGTCCTGTCGCGCGCCGGCGCGACGGTTCATGATCCACAGACTGCCGAGCACCCCGACCGACACGACCGCAATCATCAGCGTCGCCAGCGCGTTGATGTCGGGGCTGACGCCCAGGCGCACCTTGGAGAAAATCACCATCGGCAAGGTGCTCGACCCCGGCCCGGACACGAAACTCGCGATCACCAGATCGTCGAGCGACAGCGTGAACGCGAGCAACCATCCGGACACCAGCGCCGGGGCGATGGTCGGCAGCGTGATGTCGAAAAAGACGCGCACCGGCGTCGCTCCGAGGTCGAGCGCCGCCTCTTCGGTGGAGCGGTCCATGTCCACCAGGCGCGACTGCACCACGACGGCGATGTAGGCCATGCAGAAGGTCGTGTGGGCAATGATGATGGTGGTCAGGCCGCGACCCGCCGGCCAGCCGAAAGTCAGCTCCATCGAGACGAACAACAGCAGCAGCGACAAGCCGGTGATGACTTCAGGCATGACGAGCGGCGCGGTGGTCATGCCGTTGAACAGTGTGCGGCCGGCGAAACGGCCGAAGCGCACGAGCACCAGCGCGGCCAGCGTGCCCAACACCAGCGCCAGCGAGGCACTGATCGTGGCGATCTTCAGGCTGACCCAGGCCGCTTGAAGAATCTGCGGGTCGCGAAACAGCTCGCCGTACCATTTGGTCGAGAAGCGGCTCCAGACGGTCACGAGGCGGGATTCGTTGAAGCTGTAGATCACCAGCGACACGATCGGCAGGTACAGAAAGGCAAAGCCCAGCACCGCCGCACTCGACACCCACACGCTGCGCTTCATACCTCACGCTCCGCCGCGCTCTGCGCGTTGCGCAGCAACATGATCGGCAACACCAGAATCACCAGCATGACCATCGCCACGGCCGACGCCACCGGCCAATCGCGGTTGTTGAAGAACTCGGTCCAGAGCACCTTGCCGATCATCAGGGTGTCGGCACCGCCGAGCAGCGCGGGAATCACGAATTCGCCGACAGCGGGAATGAACACCAACAGGCAGCCCGCCAGCATGCCGGGCAGCGACAGCGGCAAGGTCACCGTCAGGAAGGTTTGCCAGGGCCGGGCACCGAGGTCTTCCGCGGCTTCGAACAGCGCGTTGTCGAGCTTCACCAGGTTGGCGTAGAGCGGCAGAACCAGGAACGGCAGGTAGGTGTAGACGATGCCGAGGTAAACGGCAAAGTCGGTCTGCAACATCGGGATAGGCTCGTCGATGAGGCCGATCCCCATGAGCATATTGTTGATGACGCCGTTCGGTTTCAGCAGACCGATCCACGCGTACACGCGCAACAGGAAACTGGTCCAGAATGGCAGAATCACCAGCGTCAGCAGGAGGTTGCGGCGATCCGGGCGGGCGCGCGCGATGAACCAGGCCATCGGGTAACCGACCACCAGGCAAACCAACGCCGACACCGAGGCGATGCGCAACGACTCGACAAAGGCGTTGAGGTAGAGTGTGTCCTCGATCAGGTAGCGGTAGTTGCCGATGTTGAGCGTGACGGTCAGGTAGTCCTCGTCCCATTCCCAGAGCGGCAGGTACGGCGGTCGCGCTATTGCAGCTTCGGACAGCGAAAGTTTGGCGACCACCAGAAAGGGCACGAGGAAAAAGACCAGCAACCACAGGCCCGGCACCGCCGCCACCCAGCGCCGGCCGCTGGAGCCGATCAGCCACTTCACGAGGGCAGCACCACACCGGCCGTGTCACCCCAGCTGAGGTAGACGGTTTCATCCCAGGACACCGGGTGCGCGTCATCGCGGTCGAGGTTGGGCTGGGTCACGTGCAGCAGCTTTCCCGACGCCAGTCGCACCCGCAACACAGACGACCCGCCCATGTAGGCGATCTCGTCGACCACCCCCTGGAGGACGTTGTGCGCTTGCGGCGGCGGCGTTGTCGACACCCGCATCTTCTCCGGCCGCAGCGCCAGCCACATGCGTTGACCCAGCGTGCAGCTCACCCCGTGGCCGACATAGACCTCGGCACCGATCTCGGCGCAATCGAGCCGCATGTGCGATTCACCGTCTTCGCTGACCACCCCCTCGAAGAGATTGACCGAGCCGATGAAGTCGGCCACGAAGCGCGAGTTCGGGTATTCGTAGACTTCGCGCGGCGTCGCCACCTGCACGATTTCGCCGTCGCGCATGACACCGATGCGCGTGGCCAGGGTCATCGCCTCTTCCTGGTCGTGGGTCACGACAATGAAGGTGACACCGGTTTCCTCCTGGATTTTCATCAACTCGAACTGCGTCTCTTCACGCAGCTTTTTGTCGAGCGCACCGAGTGGTTCGTCGAGCAGGAGCAGTTTCGGGCCTTTGGCGAGCGCGCGTGCGAGTGCGACCCGCTGCCGCTGGCCGCCGGAGAGTTGATCGGGCTTGCGTTTGGCAAAGTCGCCGAGCTGCACCATGTTGAGCAACTGCTCGACCCGTTGGGCGATCTCTGCCCGCGGCAGTTTGTCCCGCTTCAGGCCGTAGGCGATGTTGTCGGCCACCGTCATGTGCGGAAACAGCGCGTAGGATTGGAACATCATGTTGACGGGCCGCCGGTAGGGCGGCACGCCTGCCATGTCCTGGCCGTCGATCTCGATGCTGCCGGCGCTCGTCGCTTCGAAGCCGGCCAACATGCGCAGCAGGGTGGACTTGCCCGAGCCGCTGCCGCCGAGCAGGCAGAACAACTCGCCGCGGTAGATGTCGAGCGACACCTTGTCGACCGCCGCAACGGCGCCGAACTGTTTGCTGACACCCTTGATGCGCAGGAAGGGTTTTGCGCCTGGATCGCGCCAGGGCTGATCGTCTGACACCGTCACGCGACGCTCCTCGGTATGACTGCCGGGCGTTGCGCCCGGCAGGGGCAGTGCGCCGCGGCTAGCGCGCCACGGCACCCGGGTGAGCGAGGCTCACTGGCCGGTCTTGACCTTGGTCCAGAGGCGCGTAACCGTGCGGTCCTGCCGCGCGTTGTAGACCTTCGAGGCCCAGAGGTTCTGCTTGGCGGCGTCGGTCGGGAAGATGCCCGGGTCGGAGGTGATCTCTTCGTCGACCAGCGGCATCGACGCCGCGTTGCCGTTGGCATACCAGACGTAGTTGGTGATGTCGGCCGTGATCTGTGCGTCCATGACGAAATCGATGAACTTGTGCGCCGCATCGGGGTTGGGCGCGTCAACCGGGATGGCCATGGTGTCGAACCACTGCAAAGCGCCCTCTTTCGGGATCACGTAGCTTACCGCGACGCCGTTCTCGGCTTCGTCCGCGCGGTCGCGCGCCTGGAAAATGTCACCCGACCAACCGACTGACACGCACACATCGCCGTTGGCGAGGTCGGAGATGTATTGAGAGGAGTGGAAGTAGCGGATGTACGGGCGAACCGCCAGCAGCAGGTCGGCGCCGGCTTCGAAGTCGCGCTTCTCGGTGGAGCGCGGGTCGAGCCCGAGGTAGTTCATCGCCGCCGGCAAGAGCTCGGTGGGCGCGTCAAGCACACTGATACCGCAGTCGGCCAGCTTGGCTGCGATGGCCGGATCGAACACGAGCGACCAGCTGTCGGTCGGCGCATCCTCACCGAGGCGCTCCTGAATCATGTCGACGTTGTAGCCGATGCCGGTGGTACCCCACATGTAAATCACCGCGTGGGCGTTGTCGGCGTCATAGCCGGCCAGGCCGTCCATGAGCGCCGTGTCCATGTTCTTCAGGTTGGGCAGTTTGTTCTTGTCGAGCGGCTGGTAAGCGCCCGCAGCAATCTGACGCTGCAGGAAATCCGAGGTGGGTACAACCACGTCGTAGCCCGAATTGCCCGCCAGCATCTTCGCTTCGAGCACCTCGTTGGAATCGTACACGTCGTAGTTGACTTCGATGCCCGTGGCGGCGGTGAACTTCTCCAGCGTGTCTTCGGCGATGTAGTCGGACCAGTTGTAGACATTGAGCGTTTCGGCGGAGGCCGCCGACGCCAACAGGGCGGTGGCAACCAGGGCGGCTGACGGGGAAAGGGTCATGGACTCACTCCAAGGTTTTGATGTTCAACACGGGCGCAGCGGCCGGCGTTTTGTGATCACAATTTTCCGAAGCATATCACATCGTGTATGGTGTGCCTGCCCCGGATCCGGCCCGAACCTTACCCCACCGTGAACACGCACGCACCTGCCACCGACACGACCGCACACGCCCAGGCCTACGCACGCCTGCGTCACCGTGTGCTGGTGGGCGATCTGGCGCCCGGCGAGAAGCTCACACTGCGCGGACTCGCCGCGGAGTTGGGGCTGTCAGCCACGCCGGTTCGCGAGGCGTTGCGCCGGCTGGCTGCCGAGGGCGCACTGAGGGTGCTCGAGAACCGTCGGGTGCAGGTGCCGAAGCCGACAGCTGCGCAGCTGATCGAGTTGGTGCACCTGCGCTGCGCGCTGGAAACGCACCTGGCGGCGCGTGCCCTGCCCTTCGTCAACGACCACCTGATCGCGCACATGCGGGACACGGACGACCGAATCGACACGGCGCTGGCGAGCCGTGACTACGCCGACGCCGTGTTGCTGAACCAGCGCTTTCACACGCTGCTCTTCACCGCCAACCCGCTGGGCGTGGGACTGCCGTTGGTGGAGAGCCTGTGGTTGCAGCTCGGGCCCTGCATGCGCATTGCCGCGGGTCGCGTCGACGCGCTCTACCCGGAAGACCACCACAAACGTCTGCTGCTGGCGCTGGAGGCGCGTGACAGCACGGCCGTTCAGCGGGTGCTGATACAGGACATCCAGGCCGGTTTTGGAGAGCTCAGCGAGGTCGCCCTGCAGGCCGTGCTGGCCTGAGAGGGCGGCCCGTGAATCGGTGCCTGTTGGACTGTCAGCCAGCGAGAGGGAAGGGCGTGTTGCCCGGAGGCACCGCGTGGAGGGCTTCGCCGACGTACTCGGCGTCGATCTGACTCACCGTTTTTTCGGCCAGAGTCAGGCAGTTACAGCATTTGGGGCACTTCCCCAGCTCGCCGTACACGCGGCGAGCGCACACGTCGGCGGCGGGACACCTGGACTTCAGACACGCCACGGCACCCCGAAGATCGGCGTCGGAGATACGGTTGCAGTGGCAAATGATCATGGTGCCCGCACTGGACGAGAACAGTACGAGCACTATAGCAAAACAAGAACCAACAGCAAATGCGAATCATTCTTGAGAATCTGGGCGCCGATGGACGGCCACCTGCAGCGTGCTTCAGGCGGCGTGGTCGGCGGGGTCAGCCTGGAGCTGGTTGTAATTCTTCTCGCCGATTCGCTCGAGCAGCTCGAGCTGCGTCTCGAGAAAATCGATGTGGCCTTCCTCGTCCGACAGCAACTCTTCGAACATCGCCATGGTCACAAAATCGTTCTCGGCCTG is from Pseudomonadota bacterium and encodes:
- a CDS encoding glutamine synthetase family protein; translated protein: MAVPEVPVIDRLPDAFRDWLGGRVLDEVECIIPDLAGIARGKAMPANKFFRSDKLYLPISLFFQTITGEYAHFERDDYWTEADMVLVPDYSAATAVPWTGDVTLQVIHDIQSLDGEPLPLAPRNVLKRVLALYADRGWRPVVAPEMEFYLTKPNPDPDIPIEPPIGRTGRSGIGRQAYSMSAVDEYGVVIDHIYDFAEAQGFELDTIIQEGGAGQIEINLQHGNPLRLADQVFLLKRTIREAALRNDCYATFMAKPMQNEPGSAMHIHQSVVDAHSGETVFSNADGSASALFDGFLAGQQVHLPSVVCILAPYVNSYRRFVAGESAPVNLEWGVDNRAAGLRVPNASAASRRVENRVVGMDANPYLAIAASLASGYLGMVDGLRPTAAMSASARDRMESRTLPWDLSSALDLFEAAPAMEAVLGEEFCSVYKTIKRFEIDEFQQVISPWERQHLLLNV
- a CDS encoding aspartate aminotransferase family protein; its protein translation is MLSNHPTTEHMQALDAAHHIHPFSNGTQLAEKGARVITRADGVFVWDSEGEQILDAMAGLWCVNIGYGRAELADVAARQMRELPYYNTFFQTTHPPVLSLAARLAELAPEGFNQVFFNGSGSDANDTNLRLARTYWATLGKPQKTVVIARKNAYHGSTMAAASLGGMKPMHAQGGLPIPDIVHIDQPYWYGEGGDTDPEAFGLARARLLEAKILELGADRVAAFIAEPIQGAGGVIIPPESYWPEIQRICKAHDILLIADEVITGYGRTGEWFACQSMDIDADIMTTAKGLSSGYQPIGASIYHDRVAEVLATTDLAHGYTYSGHPVACAVALENLRILDEEGIVTRVRDDIAPYLHTRWATLADHPLIGEARSRGLVGAIELSPDPAMRARFAGEAGRAGVIVREHCLTHGLMMRAVADTMIISPPLIISRAEIDLLVERARRGLDDAMDTLRVEGLL
- a CDS encoding GntR family transcriptional regulator, coding for MNTHAPATDTTAHAQAYARLRHRVLVGDLAPGEKLTLRGLAAELGLSATPVREALRRLAAEGALRVLENRRVQVPKPTAAQLIELVHLRCALETHLAARALPFVNDHLIAHMRDTDDRIDTALASRDYADAVLLNQRFHTLLFTANPLGVGLPLVESLWLQLGPCMRIAAGRVDALYPEDHHKRLLLALEARDSTAVQRVLIQDIQAGFGELSEVALQAVLA
- a CDS encoding ABC transporter permease subunit, which produces MKWLIGSSGRRWVAAVPGLWLLVFFLVPFLVVAKLSLSEAAIARPPYLPLWEWDEDYLTVTLNIGNYRYLIEDTLYLNAFVESLRIASVSALVCLVVGYPMAWFIARARPDRRNLLLTLVILPFWTSFLLRVYAWIGLLKPNGVINNMLMGIGLIDEPIPMLQTDFAVYLGIVYTYLPFLVLPLYANLVKLDNALFEAAEDLGARPWQTFLTVTLPLSLPGMLAGCLLVFIPAVGEFVIPALLGGADTLMIGKVLWTEFFNNRDWPVASAVAMVMLVILVLPIMLLRNAQSAAEREV
- a CDS encoding polyamine ABC transporter substrate-binding protein, encoding MTLSPSAALVATALLASAASAETLNVYNWSDYIAEDTLEKFTAATGIEVNYDVYDSNEVLEAKMLAGNSGYDVVVPTSDFLQRQIAAGAYQPLDKNKLPNLKNMDTALMDGLAGYDADNAHAVIYMWGTTGIGYNVDMIQERLGEDAPTDSWSLVFDPAIAAKLADCGISVLDAPTELLPAAMNYLGLDPRSTEKRDFEAGADLLLAVRPYIRYFHSSQYISDLANGDVCVSVGWSGDIFQARDRADEAENGVAVSYVIPKEGALQWFDTMAIPVDAPNPDAAHKFIDFVMDAQITADITNYVWYANGNAASMPLVDEEITSDPGIFPTDAAKQNLWASKVYNARQDRTVTRLWTKVKTGQ
- a CDS encoding ABC transporter permease subunit, with product MKRSVWVSSAAVLGFAFLYLPIVSLVIYSFNESRLVTVWSRFSTKWYGELFRDPQILQAAWVSLKIATISASLALVLGTLAALVLVRFGRFAGRTLFNGMTTAPLVMPEVITGLSLLLLFVSMELTFGWPAGRGLTTIIIAHTTFCMAYIAVVVQSRLVDMDRSTEEAALDLGATPVRVFFDITLPTIAPALVSGWLLAFTLSLDDLVIASFVSGPGSSTLPMVIFSKVRLGVSPDINALATLMIAVVSVGVLGSLWIMNRRAGARQDN
- a CDS encoding ABC transporter ATP-binding protein, which encodes MTVSDDQPWRDPGAKPFLRIKGVSKQFGAVAAVDKVSLDIYRGELFCLLGGSGSGKSTLLRMLAGFEATSAGSIEIDGQDMAGVPPYRRPVNMMFQSYALFPHMTVADNIAYGLKRDKLPRAEIAQRVEQLLNMVQLGDFAKRKPDQLSGGQRQRVALARALAKGPKLLLLDEPLGALDKKLREETQFELMKIQEETGVTFIVVTHDQEEAMTLATRIGVMRDGEIVQVATPREVYEYPNSRFVADFIGSVNLFEGVVSEDGESHMRLDCAEIGAEVYVGHGVSCTLGQRMWLALRPEKMRVSTTPPPQAHNVLQGVVDEIAYMGGSSVLRVRLASGKLLHVTQPNLDRDDAHPVSWDETVYLSWGDTAGVVLPS
- the speB gene encoding agmatinase, with protein sequence MTYGGALSFLRRRYSRELDGVDVVISGVPFDCATTYRPGCRLGPRAIRAASVQLAELASFPSGIVLEESLSMVDWGDCFVNPHEPGSVTEAITAHARTLLASGAKMLTFGGDHFVSYPLLKAHAERHGPVALLQVDAHCDTWPEDEGEINHGNMFLRAAREGTIDVARSTQVGLRTQNDSDHGFEILTSPWVHRNGIDAALDVIRERAGDAPVYLSFDIDSLDPAFAPGTGTPVSGGLASWQALELIRGLAGLNLVGMDLVEVSPPYDHAEITAIAAASLATEWLVQLALANGATPHRVGRL